In Haloimpatiens massiliensis, the following are encoded in one genomic region:
- a CDS encoding M50 family metallopeptidase, with product MAFIMAFLHELVHYITARVLGFSGFDIEILPIGTVLKLKDLDEATPLEDIIISVSGPLFNIILALILHIVFNKFKLQQLKFLEITNFALGLFNLIPALPLDGGRILRNFLSIKKHYKRANIITVNVSLVIGLCFILYYFILFYKKSTFLYNLNIGLIGLFIIVFSTRERERIVYLIMGDVIKKKIKFLKRKYLENRTISVYSKESLLFIMNLIDTNRYNIFYVLDEEMNVIDIIYEKEIIDALKVHGNITIEEYIKLR from the coding sequence GTGGCTTTTATAATGGCTTTCCTTCATGAATTAGTACATTATATTACAGCTAGAGTTTTAGGATTTTCAGGATTTGATATAGAGATATTACCTATAGGCACTGTGCTTAAACTAAAGGATTTAGATGAGGCAACGCCTTTGGAAGATATAATTATTTCTGTGTCAGGTCCTTTATTTAATATAATACTTGCTTTAATTTTACACATAGTTTTTAACAAATTTAAATTACAACAGCTTAAATTTTTAGAAATAACTAATTTTGCGTTAGGTCTATTTAATCTAATACCAGCTTTGCCTTTAGATGGAGGCAGAATACTTAGAAATTTTTTAAGTATAAAAAAACATTATAAAAGGGCAAATATAATAACAGTAAATGTTAGTTTAGTTATAGGCTTATGTTTTATTCTATATTATTTTATATTGTTTTATAAGAAAAGTACTTTTTTATACAATTTAAATATTGGTCTTATAGGATTATTTATAATTGTTTTTTCAACTAGAGAAAGGGAAAGGATAGTTTATTTAATTATGGGAGATGTTATTAAGAAGAAGATTAAATTTTTAAAGAGGAAGTATTTAGAAAATAGAACTATTTCGGTTTATAGTAAAGAAAGTCTATTATTTATAATGAATCTAATAGATACAAATAGATATAATATTTTTTATGTTTTAGATGAGGAGATGAATGTTATAGATATAATTTATGAAAAAGAAATAATAGATGCGTTAAAGGTGCATGGGAATATAACTATTGAAGAATATATAAAGTTAAGGTAG
- a CDS encoding M23 family metallopeptidase codes for MGNYNPQYRDYYNSVLNKGGIYSRDSKNKKMKNGDFITKRIIRDLAGVLILFIVVVFCKIIVTPTTQKVYDYSKKIVNENFDYKKAWTNIKSFDFNKFKTKAQDYIEKVMNKINNKEPVKDLVKNDYVLPCTGKISSEFGERVDPFTGKKQMHNGVDIALKENTPIKACADGKVKECGEHKEMGKYIVIDHGQGIETKYAHLNQVLVKKEQKIKKGDSIAKSGNTGKSTGPHLHFEIMYMGENKNPKEFFGGQWKSES; via the coding sequence ATGGGTAACTATAATCCGCAGTATAGGGACTATTATAATTCTGTATTGAATAAGGGAGGAATTTATTCTAGGGATTCTAAAAATAAAAAAATGAAAAATGGAGATTTCATTACTAAAAGGATAATAAGAGATTTAGCAGGGGTACTTATATTATTTATCGTAGTTGTCTTCTGTAAAATTATTGTTACACCTACTACTCAGAAAGTTTATGATTATTCTAAAAAAATTGTTAATGAAAACTTTGATTATAAAAAGGCCTGGACTAATATTAAAAGCTTTGATTTTAATAAATTTAAAACCAAAGCTCAAGACTATATAGAGAAGGTTATGAACAAAATAAATAATAAAGAACCAGTGAAAGATTTAGTGAAAAATGATTATGTATTGCCTTGTACAGGAAAAATATCTTCTGAGTTTGGAGAAAGGGTAGATCCATTTACAGGAAAAAAACAAATGCATAATGGAGTAGATATAGCATTAAAGGAAAACACTCCTATAAAAGCTTGTGCTGATGGAAAAGTTAAAGAATGTGGTGAGCATAAGGAAATGGGAAAGTACATAGTAATAGATCATGGTCAAGGAATAGAAACTAAATATGCTCATTTGAATCAAGTACTAGTTAAAAAGGAGCAAAAGATTAAAAAAGGTGACAGCATAGCTAAAAGTGGTAATACAGGAAAAAGTACAGGACCACATTTGCATTTTGAAATAATGTACATGGGTGAAAATAAAAATCCCAAAGAATTTTTTGGTGGGCAGTGGAAAAGTGAGAGTTAG
- a CDS encoding TIGR03960 family B12-binding radical SAM protein, translating into MKKISDDILYKVEKPARYIGGEINSFNKDKNKVDIRFAFCFPDVYEVGMSHLGMKILYYVLNKREDTFCERAFAPWPDMEKLMRENGVPMYALETKDPLKEFDFIAFTLQYEMSYTNILNMLDMSGIAIRASERSEEDPIVLCGGPCAYNPEPLHDIADLFSLGEGEEHLNDVLDLYKEMKKQGKPKDEFLREAAKIPGTYVPKFYKTDYNEDGTIKEFKPVSDEFPEKISKRIINNFNEVDYPTELIVPYTEIVHDRIMLETFRGCTRGCRFCQAGMIYRPVREKKTDKLVELADELIKKTGYEEISLTSLSICDYSDIKNLIFSLIERYKDKKVGVSLPSIRIDSFAVDLIREIQKVRKTGITFAPEAGTQRLRDVINKGVTEENLIDSVSSIFKSGWSTVKLYFMIGLPYENIEDVKGIAELGEKVADEYYKVPKEERKKGLKVTISTSIFVPKPFTPFQWTPQDNMESVKEKIQTLRKNIKRRQITYNWHESPVSYMEAIFARGDRRMCDVLIRAFQKGAKFDGWNQYFSFQIWKEALEECGVDGDFYAYRDRSYDEILPWDFIDVGVSKEFLIKENERAKKAQVTPDCRQGCKLCGINTNDGFKEGKCFEGALFS; encoded by the coding sequence ATGAAGAAAATTTCTGATGATATTTTATATAAAGTTGAGAAGCCTGCAAGATATATAGGAGGAGAAATTAATTCTTTTAATAAAGATAAAAATAAAGTAGACATAAGATTTGCATTTTGTTTTCCAGATGTTTATGAGGTGGGAATGTCGCATTTGGGAATGAAAATACTTTACTATGTTCTTAATAAAAGAGAAGATACATTTTGTGAAAGAGCTTTTGCACCTTGGCCAGATATGGAAAAGTTAATGAGGGAAAATGGGGTTCCTATGTATGCCTTGGAAACAAAGGATCCACTTAAAGAATTTGATTTTATAGCTTTTACCCTACAATACGAAATGAGTTATACAAATATACTAAACATGTTGGATATGAGCGGCATAGCTATAAGGGCCTCAGAGAGAAGTGAAGAAGATCCTATAGTATTGTGTGGAGGACCTTGTGCTTATAATCCAGAGCCACTTCATGATATAGCTGATTTATTCTCTTTAGGAGAAGGGGAAGAACATTTAAATGATGTGCTGGATTTATATAAAGAGATGAAAAAGCAAGGCAAGCCTAAAGATGAATTTTTAAGAGAAGCAGCCAAAATACCAGGAACTTATGTGCCTAAGTTTTATAAGACAGATTACAATGAAGATGGGACTATAAAGGAATTTAAACCAGTTAGTGATGAGTTTCCAGAAAAAATTAGTAAAAGAATAATAAATAATTTTAATGAAGTAGATTATCCAACAGAATTAATAGTTCCTTATACAGAAATAGTGCATGATAGAATAATGTTAGAAACTTTTAGAGGGTGCACAAGAGGATGTAGATTCTGTCAAGCAGGTATGATATATAGACCTGTAAGGGAAAAGAAAACTGATAAGTTGGTAGAACTAGCAGATGAATTAATTAAAAAAACAGGATATGAAGAAATATCTCTTACATCCTTAAGTATATGTGACTATTCTGATATTAAAAATTTAATTTTTTCATTAATAGAAAGATACAAGGATAAAAAGGTAGGAGTATCACTGCCTTCTATAAGAATAGATTCCTTTGCAGTGGATTTAATAAGAGAAATTCAAAAGGTAAGAAAAACAGGTATTACTTTTGCACCAGAGGCAGGAACACAAAGGCTGAGAGATGTAATTAATAAGGGTGTTACGGAAGAAAACTTAATAGACTCAGTAAGTAGCATTTTCAAATCTGGTTGGAGTACTGTTAAACTTTATTTCATGATAGGACTTCCTTATGAAAATATTGAGGATGTTAAAGGCATAGCTGAGCTTGGTGAAAAAGTAGCAGATGAGTATTATAAAGTTCCAAAAGAAGAAAGAAAAAAGGGACTTAAAGTTACTATAAGTACTTCTATATTTGTGCCAAAGCCATTTACGCCTTTTCAATGGACTCCTCAAGATAATATGGAAAGTGTTAAAGAAAAAATACAGACCCTTAGAAAAAATATTAAGAGGAGACAGATTACATATAATTGGCATGAGTCACCGGTAAGCTATATGGAAGCTATATTTGCAAGAGGTGACAGAAGAATGTGCGATGTACTTATAAGAGCATTCCAAAAAGGGGCTAAATTTGACGGATGGAATCAATATTTTAGTTTCCAAATATGGAAGGAAGCGTTAGAGGAATGTGGAGTAGATGGAGATTTCTATGCTTATAGAGATAGGAGTTATGATGAGATACTTCCTTGGGATTT